Genomic DNA from Lagenorhynchus albirostris chromosome 9, mLagAlb1.1, whole genome shotgun sequence:
cttagaagggAGATGTGGTGCTGAAGCCAGAGACAGAGGGAAGGCCCCATAAAGATGGAAGCAGAAACTGGAGAGATGCAGCTACACGTTGAGGACTGTCAAGGAATGTTAGTAACTGTCAGAAGCTAGGAAGAAGCAAAGGATCCTTCCCTACAACCTTCCCTGCCAACACCATAATTTCAGACTTTTAGCCTTctgaactgtgaggaaataaatttctcttgttttagaTCACCCAGTGTGTGGCGGCTGCTGTGACAGCCCTGGGAAACTCATATGGTGGATCAAAATCCAAGAAATTAACAAAGGTAAGGGGCCCTCCTGGTTCTCCAATCTTTGGGAGAAAACctctttattgatctttgttggGTTTTCTTCTCTCCCTGAACATAGATACTTCTCAAGGATCAGTTCTCTGGCTTTCGCTCTTACACACACATTTTCCTGTTGAGAGTCAATCTGTCACTGCTAAAAGTCCTAAACTGGTAATCTCCAGTCTTGATCTCACCCACCCTGCCTTTCAACGGCTCTGTGGCATGTTGCCTGGTCATCACCCAAGCATGGTTCACACGGAACAAATCTTGCTGACTTACTCTTAAAACTGGGCTCCCACCTCCTACCAATGATTTTCATAGTAGGTATGGCATCTAATAGATTCCTATCGAGTGTACAATTACCGTTATTTTTTGtaccattaagaaagaaaaagtaactgtAAAGATTATTAATTGCAAAACATATCTGAATTTAgagataataaaatatgaaaaactgtGACTTATAatcaatgaatataataaaatgttatcagtATTTTCCTGGTCATCCAGGTACCCTGACCCTCTTATTCCCTCAAACCACATATTCAATATCATCAGGTAGTAATGATTCTTCCTTTACAAAGTCTCTTAATACCCATTTTCTTTATAGTATTATGCTAAGCATCTTCATTCATACAAAGACAACTGTACTGTTACTGGTTTTTGGACTGTCTCTCCCCAGCCAACCCCCTATGAATTTGACCAATATCAAattcattttcctaaaatatctgtaaatgttttatttttcattcatttaaggCAGACTCTTTATTACCACTAGGATAAAACCCAAGCTTGCTTGGCCAAGCTGTGGTAGACACTGCTAGTTGCATACAATATCCATTCTCCTGTAATTTTGTGAGGCAGTTACATACCCAACTAATATACATGTATTCCCAGATTCTCTTGCAGCTAGGAAAGATGACGTGACATAAACTGGCAGAAGTTTTTTGGGGACTTCTAGGAACATATTCCATACAAGAGTTACCCCTTTCTAGAATATGAGGCTAAAGATGAAGCAAAAATCTTATAACCATGAAGCAATAAATATATGGATGACAAACTAAGGACGGtggattataaaaatataagggGCCTAGGTCACTGTAGAGCCACTCTACCAGTCCTGGACTTcctatttctgaatattttatgcaataataataaaatcccaTTTGGTTTAAGCCATTTTGAAGGGATCCTGTTATACGCAGTTGAATGCACTCCTAGCTGAAACTAGTGTTCAAGGCTTTTCACAACATGTTCTCAActgctcatttttcttatttcccattATTTTCTATACTTGTAGGCTTCCATGCTTTATTCACATCATTGTGCACTGAATTCACTGCTTTATCAAATATGCAATGTTCTTCTACACCTCTGTGCTtttatacattttcaaagaaatgtcATTCCCTCAACTGAGCAAACTCCTACTTATTATGTAAGATCCAGCTCAAATACACAGTGTTAACTTGCTCTTTCCTTAGTGAACCTGTAACACATTGTTCCTACCTCTAGTCTAGTGCTGATTGTTGATTTACTCATCTGCTTCCCCAATTAGACTATTAACTCCTCAGATGGAGGcactatatgtctttttcatcATATATCCCCAAGTTTGGCACATGGttaagttttcaataaatattttaatcaagaATAAAACACTAACTGGATTTTTTAAACTGGTATTTTTTGCATTGAAAGTAATTCACTAATCACAGACATATGAACTGTGCCATCATATATGTGTCCCATCAGATACTGTTCAACTATTTTCTTTGCTCCCCGTGGgtaacttattaaaaaaatattgtagtACTAATACCATCTAAAAAACCCAGTTACCatgttttattcttcttaatACTTCCTATAGGATACAGCACCAAACTTTTATCTAATAAGCACTTAAAAATACTTGACTTAGGGACTTCCTTAGTGGCGCAGTgtataagaatccacctgccaatgcaggggacacgggttcgatccctggtctgggaagatcccacatgccacggagcaactaagcccgggagccacaactaccgagcctgcggtccagagcccgcgagccacagctactgaagcccgcatgcctagaatccgtgctctgcaacaagagaagccactgcagtgagaagcccatgtaccgcaacgaagagtagccccccgctcgctgcaactagagaaagcccgtgcgcagcaacaaaaacccaacgcagggacttccctggtggcgcattggttaagaatccgcctaccaatgcagggaacacgggctcaagccctggtcctggaagatccaacatgccacagagcaactaagcctgtgcaccacaactacagagcctgcgctctagagcccgtgagccacaactactgagcctgtgagccacaactactgaagcccaagcgcctagatcccacgctccgcaacaagagaagccactgcaatgagaagcccacgcaccacaacgaagagtagccccctctcaccgcaactagagaaagccagcttgcagcaacgaagacccaatgcagccaaaaataaataaataaataaataaaaaataacagacccaacgcaggcaaaaaaaagaaaattaaattaaatcttttaaaaaaagaaaagctagacTTGACTTCATAGCATTATGGAAAACATAGAAGACACTATACCTATAGAGGAAGACTGTGGACTAATCAGAAGGTCCTCTTGGACTTGTTCACTTCCTGGCACTGTCTGCTGATCACTCAGTGAACTCTGAGATGCACTGACAGGCTGGGATACTTCCTCATGGACCTCCTCATCACTTAACCTTTCTACTTTGACCCGGACATCTTCCTCGGTACCCAGAGGTAAGGTAGTTTTTGTGCTCTCACAAGTCACATAATCAGCCATTCTTCTACCTGTCTCAGATGGGCCAGGTAATTCTAAAGTCCGGGTATTTTCTGCTTGCTTAAGCTTATCAGGCTGAATCCTTCGATCAATTCCAAAAGGAAAAGTCCAGGGAAAAGCTAGAGAAGAGTCAACtggttgatttctattttctgagTAGGAAGCTGAAGAATTCAATACCTGTGGAGAACTTGTTTGTGTGCTACACTTCACAGGACTTTCAGGAGACATAACAATGTAGCTTTTGCGCTTTCTCCTCGACTCTCGGCAAACAGGAATGGTTCTTTCTACCACACTGCACTCTGAAGACACTGGAGAAATGCTTCCATCTCGAGACGTAAAATTGCAGTTAGAATTATTTTCTTGTCCAGCATCTAGACCCTTTTCTGGTTGGCTGTTGGGTGTATTCCATAAAATGCTTGATTTCATGAACTCTGAGCAGGTGCTAGCAACACTGAACATTTGCATATAGCTGGCTGCAGCTAGAACATCAATGATATTTTCTGTGTTAATTGACAGAGTGGCTGTGTAAGCATATTCTAAAAGGGGTATAAAGCCAGTCACTGTGACATGATGCAAATCCAACACATTCTTGTTCTCATCCTCTGCTTGGCCTACAAGTTTGGTGCGAAAGAAATCACTGCAAGCTGCTAGTACCACCTTATGTGCCCGGAAGATTTTGTCCTGGACACGAATAGTGATATCACAAAAATGTCCATCATTTCGAAGCATATTTAGCTTTCCAAGCATTTCCTGGCTGTGGGAAGAGGAGCTATGAGTAAATGTTTTCACACccatcttttccttcctcttctaccGATGCTCTTCAAGGATGCAAATGAATCAGAATGTCctaaaagatacataaaataaGCATTAATTGATGGTTTAGTAGCTGAAATAAAAGGTGATTTAGATCGTTTTCATGAGGCCACCATGCTAAATCAACAAGCTGAAAGATGGTAGTAAGAAAGTTAGTTCAAggtaagaaatatattaaaatacattctctatatctgtccCCTAAAGTGTCCTATCAGTGGAGTCTGTGAGCTAATGTCACACTTAATGAGCTGCatagttttaaataataataatttgcaaataatgacaattatAGAATACTATTTTCCAGATATAGTTCTAAATGCTTCACATTCGATAATTTGATTGTCATGATGTCTCTACCAGTAGGTACattttatccccatttaacagaagaAGGTTAACTACCTTGCTGAAGTCAGAAAATTATTAAGTGGCAGACGCAGGGTTCAAATCCAGTCAGGCTGGCTCCAGAAACTACACTCTTAACCTCAATGCTTTATCCTGCCTCTTTTAGGATATAAAGTGAGTAAATACAAGTGACCAAGAGTCTAAGTTTTATGACGTGATAGGTCTGCATTCTTTCTTCAACAATTCCTCCAAGGCTGTTTGTTATAAGGACTAAATGAGACAATACACGCCGCACATGCTGAGCACAGTATTTAGCACGTTGTGAGCACTCAAGTGAAAGCAGCTACTGCTGTTTAGATTACTAACACGATAAAACCACCTTCCTGAAAGaaaattcataaaacaaataatGTTTAGTAATCAACTGACTggattttcccttaaaaaaaaaaagttggtttgCCTGtatcacattttacatttattcactaaaaatgtaaaaaactgacattcttaaatacttttaattttgcaaatctaataatacttttaaataacaGTTTTTACAGTACTTTCCCCCTAAACTCTTTTTACATCCTCTATGTGAAAGTCACGGAGGCTTGTACTAGCCCCTTGATAAAGGTAAGAAAACACTaatgctcagagaagttaaatggctAACAAATGACAACCAAAGCTAAGATCTGGGTCTTTTGACTGTTAGATTGCTTTTCCAATACAAGAACACATAgctaaacacatatatatggaatttaagaaaaaaaaaatgtcatgaagaacctaggggtaagacaggaataaagacacagacctactagagaatggacttgaggatacggggagggggaagggtaaactgtgacaaagcgagagtggcatggacatatatacactaccaaacgtaaaatagatagctagtgggaagcagccgcatagcacagggagatcagctcggtgctttgtgaccacctagaggggtgggatagggagggtgggagggagggagactcaagagggaagagatatgggaacatatgtatatgtataactgattcactttgttataaagcagaaactaacacaccattgtaaagcaattatactccaataaagatgtaaaaaaaaaacaaaaaaaccccacatagcTATGTACATCAATTATTTTATCTAAGacaaataacttttcttttttaaaaaaaaaagtactaaaataaatgcaaaacaaatttgGGGAAACACTTTTTGTAAATCATCTCTAAATAAAGAAGATTTCAAATGTCTCAAAAATATAGCCACCAGTTAAAAATGGTGTTGAAGATCATGAATATTTAACTGACCTGGAAAAATGTGTGGTTCTGAGTATTAAACGAATGCACAATTACTGAATACAGTGAAAACTCAATAGTGGTCATTATTATGTATTTAGAGAAAAATGTGATGAGTATATAGACGATAATCATCTTtgtgaaatatatacacacatgtttatatttgtacacacacacacacagaacaagaGAACATGAGGTCTTAACTAGAGATTCATGGATTCACTAAGGGCGCCATGATCCTTCTGAAATTGCACACAGAATGTGTGTATTGATGGTAGCTTTCATCATATTCAAGGGAATCACTGGTAGACTATGGgtgtttattctcttctttttgcacattaaacaatttttttcttttaaaaagcaccaTACTGCTGCAAAACCCTAGGGTTTCACTTCCTCTTGGTTCAAACCCCAAAGTCATGCAGAGTAGGTCTACTTCTTCTTTCCCCttgaaaaagctttcaaaaactGAAGATGGCAATCACATTCCATTCTTTCCTAAGGTTCTATTCTTTAAGCTAAACATCCCTTGTCCTTTTAAGTTCTCCTTAAAATTTGATGAACATCCTTGCTATGCTCTCAACAATCTCCATTTCCCGTACTCCTTTAAGACTGGTTCCCAGGGTTGTACACAATATGATAGGTATGGCAGGATTATAACTTGAGCATAACTTTACTATTTTTACCTCCCTTGTCTGGGTACAAATATTGGTAAGACTAGACCCGGTATTCTGACAGTCAAATCATACTACTGACTGATTTTGTTTATACTATTGAAAACTTAATTCAATAATCGACTGATTAGATGTGAGGAACTTTATTATGTAAAGAGAggaacacaattaaaaataaaacattgtccTTGACCTCATTAAGTTtacagtcttgggcttccctggtggcacagtggttaagaatccgcctgccaatacaggggacatgggttcgagccctggtctgggaagatcccacatgccacagagcaactaagcccgtgcgccgcaactactgagcctgagctctagagcccgcgagccccaactactgagcccgtgtgccccaactactgagcccacatgccacaactgctgaagcccacgcacctagagcccacgctccacaacaagagaagccacagcagtgagaagtccccgctcaccgcaactagagaaagcccacgcgcagcaacgaagacccaatgcagccaaaaaaacacagaaaacgtACAGTCTTTATGAAGACGACACACGTACCTAATTAAAACTACACAGCTAGTGCTATGtgaaagcaaacaaagaaaaatttaattctgAACGTGCAGGGCAGGAGAGGCACCATGGAGGGCAGGGAGTAATGAAAGTAGAGCTCTGCCAGGTGATAAAGCAGACGAGAGTGCCAGGCTTTCATGGGACCTCACACGATCTCAGTGAGCGCTCACCATCCTGACGTGCCTTACGTACAGTGTGTGCACTGTACTGGCAAATTGTTGTTAATGGCACTCTAAGTTACTCTAAATGTGGGCATGCAGAGGTCGTCAGTTCAAACATCAATCCACTACATAAACATCACTTTCGAATGTTCTTTGTAAGTAAATGTACATGTGAAggggaaaagatttaaaaaagacaCCCTAAAGATTTCcagctcaataaatataaaaaattcactGAATATCCCAACATGAGAAGACAAAATGACCAATCTGAGGTTCTTCTTAGTCTGATAACACAATAAATGGCATGAAGCTCTGGGCTGAGCCAGCCAGGTAAGGCCGCTGAAGTAACTACCCTGACCAATCAGAGGCGACATCTCAAATATAAACCTGCCTGCGCACTTTCCCAAAGACAAGCAATCACAACGAGACACCAGGCAGCTAAGACTGATCTGACCAAACTACCATTTAACATATCTGCTGATTTCTCTCTCACAGGAACgagatgaagggggaaaaaaatgggaaagctTTATTTGGAAGATTTTTGTTCATCTGCTGTACCCCAGTAAACTGGCTTCTTTAAAAGCCAGGCCATGAGGAGCACTTAGTTTGATCGGGATCACATGGTTCAGGGAGGAACATGCCTTCAAGCAAGTGATACTCATAATCCAGGGACCATCTGCATGAACACAGGTGTGAAAGCAAGAAATTAAATACTATATTTGGAGAACATTTCAATCTTGGTTTGGGTGGAGGCCCCAAACAACAGATACTGCATCCAAAGTGAGGTGCAAGGCCACCTGGACATGGAGGCAGGGGAAAACTTAGTTTCAACCTTGAGTTACACCCACCTTCAACGTTCAAAGAGTTAAATATTAGGAAAGGACTTTGCCGAGTGATCGGTGTGTTGTGAGTTTCAaaccctctcccactcccttctACTCCCCAGTAATGGAAAGGGGTTAAGGCAAATTTGCCCTTTGTTTCAGGTCTACAGAAAATGTGTCacacttgaaaaaaatctaatggATACAAGTCTGATTTAAACTCTGGCCAAGACTACGAAGTATGCTTACCATCTCCCAACAGTATATAAAAGCAACGCCCGGAGTGGCTGAAGAGACTCTGGTGCCCAAATGCTGGGTTGCACATCCTGGTACCGCCATGTGTAGCAGTgggaccttaggcaagtcaccaAACTTCACCGTAATTTCTTCAGCAGTGAAACAGGGATAACAGAACTTACTTCAGAGAGCTCTGAGCATTAACTGGCCTGATACACATAAAGTGCTTTTAACAGTACTTAGCACGAAATAAATGCTACAGAAACATCAGCCGCTGCTGCTACTGTTATTAAAGACCTTTTCTTATTCAATCCTGGCTTCTCTCAATCCTGGAGGGTCCAGAAACCACAGTCAGCAAATGAGGAGGAATAAAAGGGcagagaggaaaaacagaaagaaaaaggaaggcaaaCAAACCTCACTTTCCACTGCAGACCTAGAGTAGGCCTGAGGTGGGCAAAGAAGAAAACCTTTAACTCTGAATTAAATTTATTAGTTCTCGAAAATAATGTTTCTATTCCCTGAAAGTAACTAGAAAAGTTATTAAGACTTGCCCTTCAAGAGGCTGGAGGGAGTATTAACCCCACAGAATAAATTTATGAGGATggtggaagacaaaaataaaatggattctgAGTACCTTCCGTAAACTGTGTTTGTTCAATGTAATGGTTACACACATATGGTACAAAGTATAATACAGATGGAGGTATGGAATGGACGGAAGATGAAGATTAGACTGGGAAATGCCCTGTATGCCATGTATTTATTACATTAATTTCCCAACACAGGTCTGTGAAAACTTAGTCTCATGACATATTCTATAATAAATTACACAgacaaatataatttagaaatactGCAGTAACATACATTGTGGCAAAACTTGGGATGAAATTATGTTATTTGAAAAAGTCATACATAATATGGATAGTACAGAAGCCATAAAGTATATcctgaaatttttataaattagataattctattttaaaaaacctcataTCTTTCCATATGCATGTAgatgaatatgtatgtgtgtagttacatatttaatttggaactcatttaaaattctcaaataaatattttttcaatccaATTACTAATGCAGAATTTATGTAGcactcaaaataaaaatgtattttgtaataGCTTGCAATTTGAACTAGTGAGTAATTCAGAAAGTTTCCTTCCCATCCCTTTTATTCCAAATTACTTATGAAATAGTATATACGTGTTTATGAAAGCGGCCGTTGCTAAACAACATATActttaaggagagaaaaatagggcttccctggtggcgcagtggttgagactctgcctgccgatgcaggggacacgggttcgtgccccggtctgggaggatcccacatgccgcggagcggctgggcccgtgagccatggccgctaagcctgcgtgtccggagcctctgctccgcagcgggggaggccacaacgatgagagacccacgtaccacaaaaaaaaaaaaaaaaaaaagggagagaaaaatatcCTATGATTCTGTTTTGCAGTTGGGTTGAAAAACATTTACCAAATAAGGTATATAGCCCAGTTGCTATAATAGTTTAAGTTAGACAAATATTAAGTTTTGAATTCTGACTCTTCCATTTACCATTCAGGCATTAAATCTTAAGTCTAGTTACTTCATCTCTctatgcttcagttttctcatttgtaaaacaggaatgGAAATTACACTTTCAAGATAGTCAAGAGGACTGAATTAGCACAattcctggcacaaagtaaacattcaataaatgttagcttctaTTATTACCCTAGAAAAAGtgtgaataaaatgaaatggagataaaatttcaaaatatctatTTCTTATATGACACAGAGCACATCCTGAATATGTATATTTTGATATAAAGATTAACTGATAAAAATTATCAGAGGATTTGAGATTAAAATGGAGTagctcggacttccctggtggcacagtggttaagaatccgcctgccaatgcagggttcatgggttcgagctctggtccaggaagatcccacatgccacggagcaactaagcccgagtgccacaactatcaagcctgctctctagagcccgcgagccacaactactaagcctgtgctctagagcccgcgtgccacaactactgggcctgcgctctacagcccgcgtgccacaactactgagcccgcacgcctagactagcccgtgctccacaacaagagaagccactgcaacaagaagcctgtgcacctcaacgaagagtagaccccactcaccgcaactagagaaagcccgtgtgcagcaacgaagatccaacacagccaataaataaataaataaaactaaaaaaaaatggagtagcTCTTCAGCATATAAAGTGAGGTGGCTGCCTCAGATGATTAAAGAGAAAGTAATGAGACTGCTAACCTTGAAACTAATTGGCGAGGATGTGAAACTTGATATTTAATAAGAATTTGCATGTTTAAATATCCAGCCACATCTCAAAACTGGAAACTAATTTTCCAAATTATACTAACAAGGTTTTAATTATGCTAAAACTGAACTGAGATAACTTCGTTCCCACCCTATATTCTAATTAAAACCAATCAAGGACAGAAAAGAAGGTTAGGGAGAGAGACATACTGAATTTAAGATGCCTCTAATAGGAATATCCAGGTGGAATTTATATATGAAGTATCTGTACTAGTTGACTGTGTAGAGTAGCAAATGCAGCACTAGGACCTTCAGATATGTTATCTCACGTGAGGTAAGATGATAATAATCTGATTTTACAGAGGAATTGAGACTTGAAACACTGCTTGTTTGAGGACACTTACGTTTATGTTTATACCAATGCTAAGGGCCTAGGACCTTATGCAATAGGTAACCACTGGAGAACCACTGGAGAGCAGTGTTATTTACAGCTACATTTTAAGATTATCCTGGTAGCAACACAGAGGGTGGCTGTTAGAGCAGTACAAGTGTAAGATAAGATAAAATCGGACTAAATCAGTGGCAGTGAGGATAGAGAACataaattgagaaatatttaggAGGTAAAACCACCTAGGCATGATTTTGTgttggggatgggatgggggagtAGTAGCAGACAAGAATGTAACCCTAGGTTTTGACATGGATGGTTGAGTGGATGGTATTTTCACCAAACAAGGCAGTGAAAGAGGAAGAGCTGGTTTTGGTAGGGCTTAtatttgaatgaaaagaaatattttggttttaagCATACAATCTGAAATACTTCTGAGAGGAATATCCGAGAGTACATGTATATATGAAGTTGCCTATTCTGGTCTGGAGTTCAGGGAAGAGGTCGGAGCTGGACCTAAACACTGGGTTTTACATAGGTCACTGGTAAATTTCATCCTGTTGAATTTGTTAGAGCCTAAGACATCTAAAGAATGTGTAGGGAGCAGAGGCAGAAAAGCAAGTTGTGAGAAGCTTGGAGCAAGCAGAGAGCAAAAGGATTCGGTGAAAACATTTTATGGTGTCTAATTTACATTTTGAACCTGTCCAGTATTTAGCATAATACAGAAGCAGTGAAATACATGAATGGATAGATACATGTCCTGAAATTTCTATCTGGTTTGGCTATATAAAGTGCCTATATCTATTCATTATCAGTGGTTAAAAGGTGAAGATAAAGTTGCAATTTGAATTTACAGCCTTGAATTTGAATTAAAagcatcagtatgaactcataaTGTAGTTAATCTTCAGCCATGAATATCCCTAGCACCCAGACTAGCTTTCAAATTCCATTTCCCACTAAAAGAAATCACGGCTCCTTAGAGAAAAGACAGATTGCACTTTGGGGGCAGTAAATGTCCACCTGGAGCATCTTATCAGCTATGCAAGGAAGCTATCAAAGATCACTAGGGGTATGCCAAAATGCAAGTCACTTTGAGGAGGTTCCCCATGGCAAAAAATGCAACAGTAAACTGAATCAATGAAATACATTCATGAGTTCACATGAcactagaaacaaaaacaaacctaatcCATCACCTTTAAAGATGCTAATGaaccaaaaaattattttgaaaactggttttaaaaagaaggaaagagggacttccctggtggtccagtggctatgactccatgctcccaatgcagggggcccaggttcgatccctggtcagggaactagatgccacatgcatgctgcaactaagagttcgcatatcacaactaaggagcccgcatgccacaactaaggagcccatgagctgcaactaagacccagtgcaactaaatttaaaataataataataataataaaagatctcacatgccacaatgaagatcctacatgcctcaactaagacccggtgcagcctaaataaactaattaattaattaattaattaattttaaaaggggGGGAGAATaaagcatttatcctgcctttccaATATAAACAGTGTT
This window encodes:
- the ZBTB44 gene encoding zinc finger and BTB domain-containing protein 44 isoform X1, whose product is MGVKTFTHSSSSHSQEMLGKLNMLRNDGHFCDITIRVQDKIFRAHKVVLAACSDFFRTKLVGQAEDENKNVLDLHHVTVTGFIPLLEYAYTATLSINTENIIDVLAAASYMQMFSVASTCSEFMKSSILWNTPNSQPEKGLDAGQENNSNCNFTSRDGSISPVSSECSVVERTIPVCRESRRKRKSYIVMSPESPVKCSTQTSSPQVLNSSASYSENRNQPVDSSLAFPWTFPFGIDRRIQPDKLKQAENTRTLELPGPSETGRRMADYVTCESTKTTLPLGTEEDVRVKVERLSDEEVHEEVSQPVSASQSSLSDQQTVPGSEQVQEDLLISPQSSSIGSVDEGVTEGLPTLQSTSSTSAHADDDDRLENVQYPYQLYIAPSTSSTERPSPNGPDRPFQCPTCGVRFTRIQNLKQHMLIHSGIKPFQCDRCGKKFTRAYSLKMHRLKHEGKRCFRCQICSATFTSFGEYKHHMRVSRHIIRKPRIYECKTCGAMFTNSGNLIVHLRSLNHEASELANYFQSSDFLVPDYLNQEQEETLVQYDLGEHSFENNSSVQMPVISQVSSTQNCESTFPLGSLGGLTEKEEEMPGQPKTSACAEATREDPPKSELSSVTIE
- the ZBTB44 gene encoding zinc finger and BTB domain-containing protein 44 isoform X3, whose translation is MGVKTFTHSSSSHSQEMLGKLNMLRNDGHFCDITIRVQDKIFRAHKVVLAACSDFFRTKLVGQAEDENKNVLDLHHVTVTGFIPLLEYAYTATLSINTENIIDVLAAASYMQMFSVASTCSEFMKSSILWNTPNSQPEKGLDAGQENNSNCNFTSRDGSISPVSSECSVVERTIPVCRESRRKRKSYIVMSPESPVKCSTQTSSPQVLNSSASYSENRNQPVDSSLAFPWTFPFGIDRRIQPDKLKQAENTRTLELPGPSETGRRMADYVTCESTKTTLPLGTEEDVRVKVERLSDEEVHEEVSQPVSASQSSLSDQQTVPGSEQVQEDLLISPQSSSIGSVDEGVTEGLPTLQSTSSTSAHADDDDRTERPSPNGPDRPFQCPTCGVRFTRIQNLKQHMLIHSGIKPFQCDRCGKKFTRAYSLKMHRLKHEGKRCFRCQICSATFTSFGEYKHHMRVSRHIIRKPRIYECKTCGAMFTNSGNLIVHLRSLNHEASELANYFQSSDFLVPDYLNQEQEETLVQYDLGEHSFENNSSVQMPVISQVSSTQNCESTFPLGSLGGLTEKEEEMPGQPKTSACAEATREDPPKSELSSVTIE
- the ZBTB44 gene encoding zinc finger and BTB domain-containing protein 44 isoform X2; its protein translation is MGVKTFTHSSSSHSQEMLGKLNMLRNDGHFCDITIRVQDKIFRAHKVVLAACSDFFRTKLVGQAEDENKNVLDLHHVTVTGFIPLLEYAYTATLSINTENIIDVLAAASYMQMFSVASTCSEFMKSSILWNTPNSQPEKGLDAGQENNSNCNFTSRDGSISPVSSECSVVERTIPVCRESRRKRKSYIVMSPESPVKCSTQTSSPQVLNSSASYSENRNQPVDSSLAFPWTFPFGIDRRIQPDKLKQAENTRTLELPGPSETGRRMADYVTCESTKTTLPLGTEEDVRVKVERLSDEEVHEEVSQPVSASQSSLSDQQTVPGSEQVQEDLLISPQSSSIGSVDEGVTEGLPTLQSTSSTSAHADDDDRSTERPSPNGPDRPFQCPTCGVRFTRIQNLKQHMLIHSGIKPFQCDRCGKKFTRAYSLKMHRLKHEGKRCFRCQICSATFTSFGEYKHHMRVSRHIIRKPRIYECKTCGAMFTNSGNLIVHLRSLNHEASELANYFQSSDFLVPDYLNQEQEETLVQYDLGEHSFENNSSVQMPVISQVSSTQNCESTFPLGSLGGLTEKEEEMPGQPKTSACAEATREDPPKSELSSVTIE
- the ZBTB44 gene encoding zinc finger and BTB domain-containing protein 44 isoform X4 — its product is MGVKTFTHSSSSHSQEMLGKLNMLRNDGHFCDITIRVQDKIFRAHKVVLAACSDFFRTKLVGQAEDENKNVLDLHHVTVTGFIPLLEYAYTATLSINTENIIDVLAAASYMQMFSVASTCSEFMKSSILWNTPNSQPEKGLDAGQENNSNCNFTSRDGSISPVSSECSVVERTIPVCRESRRKRKSYIVMSPESPVKCSTQTSSPQVLNSSASYSENRNQPVDSSLAFPWTFPFGIDRRIQPDKLKQAENTRTLELPGPSETGRRMADYVTCESTKTTLPLGTEEDVRVKVERLSDEEVHEEVSQPVSASQSSLSDQQTVPGSEQVQEDLLISPQSSSIGSVDEGVTEGLPTLQSTSSTSAHADDDDRLENVQYPYQLYIAPSTSSTERPSPNGPDRPFQCPTCGVRFTRIQNLKQHMLIHSGIKPFQCDRCGKKFTRAYSLKMHRLKHEVIS